The following are encoded in a window of Sminthopsis crassicaudata isolate SCR6 chromosome 5, ASM4859323v1, whole genome shotgun sequence genomic DNA:
- the CCNT1 gene encoding cyclin-T1 isoform X2, which produces MATNSLHLTTFSLQYTPPVVACVCIHLACKWSNWEIPVSSDGKHWWEYVDVTVTLELLDELTHEFLQILEKTPNRLKRIRNWRACQAAKKSKSGDPGEDDSLSEQAILSMISRSSSDMNIAGLMSMSTSNTTSTVPSLPAKEKSPSDLSSMEMLQAEHWLPSQHSHKLESTQGHRTNEHLALMGADHSLQQDPAAFVSQKQSSKSAPAAKVSLKEYRAKHAEELAAQKRQLENMEANVKSQYAYAAQNLLAQQESHSSVILKIPMESSENPDRLSLEKADKAALKMRIPMVGGGDKALSAKPEEIKMRIKVHTAADKHSSVDEFGAKTREHKEKHKIHTSNHHHHHHNHHSHKHSHSQLPIGAGNKRLGDSKHSSQPSILAHKAYNLSVSSSSSSSARKRPLPEESGVIYEHPAKIGKTSKSSSVTFSFPTLPAMTQLPGHSSETSSLPFSRAPHVKSDKGSTGANGHNTAQTIDYQDTVNMLHSLLSAQGMQPTQPSAYEFVHSYGEYLNPRASGVPSRAGNLDKPRPPPLPSEPPPPLPPLPK; this is translated from the exons CCTGCACTTGACTACATTTAGCCTGCAGTACACACCTCCTGTGGTGGCTTGCGTCTGCATTCACCTGGCCTGTAAATGGTCCAACTGGGAGATCCCAGTCTCCAGTGATGGGAAACACTGGTGGGAGTATGTGGATGTCACAGTGACCCTGGAGCTTCTTGATG AACTGACGCATGAATTTCTACAAATCCTTGAGAAAACCCCTAACAGGCTGAAGCGCATTCGAAATTGGAGG GCTTGCCAGGCAGCCAAGAAATCTAAATCTGGTGATCCAGGAGAAGATGACTCTCTTTCAGAGCAGGCAATCCTCAGCATGATCTCCAGGAGCTCTTCAGATATGAACATTGCAGGTTTAATGAGCATGTCAACTTCTAACACAACAAGCACCGTGCCTTCTCTCCCAGCTAAGGAGAAGTCCCCCAGTGATTTAAGCAGTATGGAGATGTTGCAGGCTGAGCACTGGCTGCCTTCACAGCACTCCCACAAGCTGGAATCTACTCAGGGTCATCGGACTAATGAGCATCTAGCACTTATGGGAGCTGACCATTCTTTGCAGCAGGACCCAGCTGCATTTGTTTCTCAAAAGCAGAGCAGCAAAAGTGCACCAGCTGCAAAGGTGTCACTGAAGGAGTATCGAGCTAAGCATGCTGAGGAGCTTGCTGCTCAAAAGCGACAGCTGGAAAACATGGAGGCCAATGTGAAATCACAGTATGCTTATGCTGCCCAGAATCTCTTGGCTCAGCAAGAAAGCCACTCCTCTGTCATTCTGAAAATTCCCATGGAAAGTTCTGAAAACCCAGACCGCCTTAGTCTGGAAAAGGCAGACAAAGCAGCCCTCAAAATGAGAATCCCCATGGTAGGCGGAGGAGATAAAGCCCTTTCTGCAAAACCAGAAGAGATCAAAATGCGTATTAAAGTTCACACAGCAGCCGATAAACATAGCTCTGTGGATGAGTTTGGGGCAAAAACCCGGGAACACAAGGAGAAGCACAAGATCCACACATCaaatcatcaccaccaccaccacaatcaCCATTCACACAAACACTCCCACTCCCAACTCCCAATTGGTGCTGGAAACAAGCGACTGGGTGACTCGAAACATAGCAGCCAGCCAAGCATCCTGGCCCATAAAGCCTACAACTTGtctgtttcctcttcttcttctagtTCAGCCCGTAAAAGGCCCCTTCCTGAGGAATCTGGAGTAATATATGAGCACCCTGCCAAAATTGGCAAGACCTCTAAATCATCCTCGGTGACTTTCTCCTTCCCCACTCTTCCTGCAATGACACAATTGCCTGGGCATAGCTCAGAAACAAGCAGCCTCCCCTTCTCCAGAGCCCCTCATGTGAAATCGGACAAAGGCTCCACTGGAGCAAATGGACACAACACAGCCCAAACAATAGACTATCAGGACACAGTTAACATGCTTCACTCACTGCTTAGTGCCCAGGGCATGCAGCCCACGCAGCCCTCTGCTTATGAATTTGTTCACTCTTATGGTGAATATCTGAATCCACGTGCAAGTGGAGTCCCTTCCAGAGCAGGCAATTTAGACAAACCTCGACCACCTCCTCTACCATCAGAACCTCCCCCACCACTCCCACCCCTTCCtaagtaa